The proteins below are encoded in one region of Oncorhynchus nerka isolate Pitt River linkage group LG15, Oner_Uvic_2.0, whole genome shotgun sequence:
- the LOC115143517 gene encoding beta-1,3-galactosyltransferase 6-like gives MSLVRVVCRHKTALAIGGVCLFAVVLLFLAKCTSETLKQGQADPPGLAPHAAHSQPRAEHPELPSRPKDLSAFLVVLITTGPKYTERRSIIRSTWLAKKDPEVLAMFVVGTEGLPAEDMQNINTEQGRHKDLLLLPALRDSYENLTLKLLHMYSWLDHNVDFKFVLKADDDTFARLDLLKEELKTKEPSRLYWGFFSGRGRVKTAGKWRESAWELCDYYLPYALGGGYLLSCDLVHYIRINTAYLKVWQSEDVSLGAWLAPVDVKRTHDPRFDTEYKSRGCSNKYMVTHKQSLEDMLEKQQTLQRDGRLCKEEVKLRLSYVYDWSVPPSQCCQRKDGIP, from the exons ATGAGCCTGGTCCGTGTCGTGTGTCGTCACAAGACGGCCCTGGCCATCGGAGGAGTGTGCCTCTTTGCTGTTGTCCTCCTTTTCCTCGCCAAGTGTACCTCGGAGACCCTAAAACAGGGCCAGGCCGACCCTCCAGGCCTAGCACCCCACGCTGCCCACTCCCAGCCCCGAGCAGAGCACCCTGAGCTCCCCTCACGCCCCAAAGACCTCTCGGCCTTCCTGGTGGTCCTCATCACCACAGGACCCAAGTACACAGAGCGCAGGAGCATCATCCGTAGTACCTGGCTGGCTAAGAAGGATCCGGAGGTTCTAGCTATGTTCGTGGTGGGAACCGAGGGTCTGCCCGCAGAGGATATGCAGAACATCAACACAGAGCAGGGGCGGCACAAAGACCTGCTCTTACTCCCCGCGCTGCGAGACTCGTATGAGAACCTGACCCTGAAGCTGCTGCATATGTATTCCTGGCTAGATCACAACGTAGACTTCAAGTTTGTGTTAAAAGCGGACGATGACACTTTTGCTCGTCTGGATCTGTTGAAG GAGGAGCTGAAGACTAAAGAACCCAGCCGGCTGTACTGGGGCTTCTTCTCAGGCCGCGGTCGCGTGAAGACGGCAGGGAAGTGGAGGGAGTCGGCCTGGGAGCTGTGTGACTACTACCTACCCTACGCCCTGGGTGGAGGCTACCTGCTCTCCTGCGACCTCGTACACTACATCCGAATCAACACGGCCTACCTCAAGGTGTGGCAGAGCGAGGACGTGTCACTGGGGGCGTGGCTAGCCCCGGTGGACGTCAAACGGACACACGACCCTCGATTCGACACGGAGTACAAGTCTCGGGGGTGTAGTAATAAATACATGGTGACTCACAAGCAGAGCCTGGAGGATATGTTGGAGAAACAGCAGACGCTGCAGAGAGACGGGAGGCTGTGTAAGGAAGAGGTTAAACTCCGCCTGAGCTACGTGTACGACTGGAGCGTCCCGCCCTCACAGTGCTGCCAGAGGAAGGATGGAATACCCtga